In Cotesia glomerata isolate CgM1 linkage group LG3, MPM_Cglom_v2.3, whole genome shotgun sequence, one genomic interval encodes:
- the LOC123260444 gene encoding chromosome partition protein Smc-like, with the protein MNHFAFCLIFFLICSSQDCWGNSTDRLKEQKHQSINESLESAKSELKIKTDEYLGILEEAFTGGIKFIMNTTIDSIKKVNSTSEELKSSVNELIIKNITEKFGLFEESTLGAVGIILNTTDESVKKLNSTSQKLQSSFDAELKNKTTEYVDSLEKALLGSIKFITDTNKTLESSFDKAKEWVEILENKTTAGEQLVSRTLENANKELEKNVNKTFEDTQKILQSAGTNVLSSVQLMNNASIAAKDRTEKELKSQSESVIAEFYQKTNDSLKTVESVIEQMNKSVVLYLEDYKIMRENSLRETEYEEEIAIQKLLNSEKSKLVKELYCEKDIIKKQLEEELQEKIRDLEMRNDLLKRELEKKKLEVEEKWNEVTDERNFKEQIRKMKEEFIADMKSAFSQNKTEFLKEIKEAVTAETAVQMKSVKTSLEEEKNRVKGELIAEIESDLERKAEYLGKIRGDAINEISKQGQSTKTILEEEKEESTLSLEEDIKVYDEQIKKLKIEINDKLKELMTSVTKRKNNNDKNKTATVSRFPVINKDKFYIVITSPNINENKTDIISSSPKITENTTNIVTPSLLIKEKEVNIVPFFPIIKKNKTDVVTSSPVVEKNGTDIVTAPPVINKNEADILPSSPVIKKNETNIVTASPVINKNETNIVTAPPVINKNEADILPSSPEITKNEADKISSPVIKKNETNIVTAPPVINKNEADILPSSPEITKNEADKISSPVIKKNETNIVTAPPVINKNEADILPSSPEITKNEADKISSPVIKKNETNIVTASPVINKNESVIVPLPISNKHDTDSDHAPTNLTPQIIETSTEINVIDRIHSLFAKFHSKN; encoded by the exons gaCTGTTGGGGGAACAGTACAGACAGACTTAAAGAGCAAAAACATCAGAGCATTAATGAATCCTTGGAATCTGCAAAATCAGAGTTAAAGATTAAAACAGATGAGTATTTAGGAATACTTGAAGAAGCATTTACGGGAggaattaaattcattatgaaCACAACTATCgactcaataaaaaaagtaaattcaaCATCTGAAGAATTAAAATCGTCTGTTAATGAATTGATAATTAAGAacataactgaaaaatttggATTATTCGAAGAAAGTACTTTAGGAGCTgttggaattattttaaacacaaCCGACGAATCAGTGAAAAAACTCAACTCTACATCTCAAAAATTACAATCGTCTTTCGATGCAGAGTTGAAGAACAAAACAACGGAATATGTGGATTCACTCGAAAAAGCACTATTAGGAAGCATCAAATTCATTACAGACACAAACAAAACGCTAGAGTCATCTTTCGACAAAGCCAAAGAGTGGGTGGAGATCTTGGAAAACAAAACTACTGCTGGAGAACAATTAGTTTCTCGTACGCTTGAAAATGCAAATAAGGAGCTTGAGAAGAATGTTAATAAGACATTTGAAGATACTCAGAAGATTCTACAATCAGCTGGTACTAATGTTTTGTCGTCAGTTCAATTGATGAATAATGCGAGCATTGCTGCGAAAGACAGAACGGAGAAAGAATTAAAATCCCAATCTGAGTCTGTTATTGCTGAGTTTTACCAAAAGACGAACGATTCATTGAAAACAGTGGAGTCTGTTATCGAGCAGATGAACAAGAGCGTTGTGTTGTATCTGGAAGACTATAAGATTATGAGAGAGAACAGTTTAAGGGAGACAGAGTACGAAGAAGAAATTGCTATACAGAAATTATTGAATTctgaaaaaagtaaattggTTAAAGAATTATACTGTGAGAAAGATATAATCAAAAAACAGTTGGAAGAAGAGCTTCAGGAAAAAATAAGAGATCTAGAAATGCGTAATGATCTGCTAAAAAGAGAATTGGAAAAGAAAAAGCTGGAAGTTGAGGAAAAATGGAATGAAGTAACTGATGAACGCAACTTCAAAGAACaaattagaaaaatgaaaGAAGAGTTTATTGCTGATATGAAATCGGCGTTTTCGCAAAACAAAACGGAATTTCTGAAGGAAATCAAAGAAGCTGTTACTGCTGAAACAGCAGTGCAAATGAAGAGTGTAAAAACAAGCCTCGAAGAAGAGAAGAATAGAGTAAAAGGAGAGTTAATAGCTGAAATTGAATCAGACCTTGAACGCAAAGCAGAATATTTAGGGAAAATCAGAGGTGATGCTATTAATGAAATATCAAAACAAGGACAGAGTACGAAAACAATacttgaagaagaaaaagaagaatcaACGTTATCATTAGAAGAAGATATAAAGGTATATGatgaacaaataaaaaaactgaaaatagaaattaacGATAAACTAAAAGAATTAATGACATCAgtaacaaaaagaaaaaacaacaacgacaaaaataaaacagcTACCGTCTCACGATTTCCAGTCATTaacaaagataaattttatatcgtAATAACTTCTCCAAATATCAACGAAAATAAAACAGATATCATCTCATCCTCTCCAAAAATTACCGAAAATACAACGAATATTGTAACACCTTCCCTACTTATCAAAGAAAAAGAAGTAAATATCGTCCCATTCTTTCcaataatcaagaaaaataaaacggATGTCGTAACGTCGTCTCcagttgtcgaaaaaaatggaACAGATATCGTAACAGCACCTCCAGTTATCAACAAAAATGAAGCAGATATCCTCCCATC ttctccagtaatcaagaaaaatgaaacaaataTCGTAACAGCTTCTCCAGTTATCAACAAAA atgaaacaaataTCGTAACAGCACCTCCAGTTATCAACAAAAATGAAGCAGATATCCTCCCATCCTCTCCAGAAATCACCAAAAATGAAGCAGACAAAATATCTTCTCCAGTAATCaagaaaaatgaaacaaataTCGTAACAGCACCTCCAGTTATCAACAAAAATGAAGCAGATATCCTCCCATCCTCTCCAGAAATCACCAAAAATGAAGCAGACAAAATATCTTCTCCAGTAATCaagaaaaatgaaacaaataTCGTAACAGCACCTCCAGTTATCAACAAAAATGAAGCAGATATCCTCCCATCCTCTCCAGAAATCACCAAAAATGAAGCAGACAAAATATCTTCTCCAGTAATCaagaaaaatgaaacaaataTCGTAACAGCATCTCCAGTTATCAACAAAAATGAAAGCGTTATTGTACCACTTCCAATTTCCAACAAACACGACACTGATTCTGACCATGCTCCAACTAATCTAACTCCACAAATTATCGAAACTTCTACagaaataaatgtaattgatAGAATTCACAGCTTGTTCGCTAAATTTCATTCAAAGAATTAG